The nucleotide window ACCTGATGGTCGATCAGGTGCTGCTGAGCGACTGAGCCGAGCCGGCCGGCCGGGGGGGGGGTGTCCCTATGTGGTTGTCAAGCCGCGGCGGGAGCGGGTTGGCGGTAGTGGGTGCCGTTGCGGAGCATGGCGTAGAGGACGTCGCAGCGGCGGCGGGCCAGGCAGATCAGCGCAGCGTTGTGTTTCTTGCCCTCGGTGCGTTTTCGGTCGTAGTAGGCCCGGCTGGTCGGGTCCGACAGGGCCGCGAAAGCGGCGAGGAAGAACGCGCGTTTGAGCTGGCGGTTGCCGGTCCGGGCTGGATGTTCACCCTTGATCGATGTGCCGGAGCTGCGGGTGACTGGCGCGATCCCGGCGTAGGCGGCCAGATGCGCCGAGGATGCAAAGTTGGAGGCGTCACCGACCTCGAGGAGGATGCGGGCTGCGGTCCTGACTCCGATGCCGGGCATCGAGGTCAGGACCCCGGCAAGAGGGTGCGCATCAAGTATCCCCTCCACCTGCTCCGCCACCTGTTTCCGCTGCAGGAGAACCGCTTTCAAGCTGTCGGCCAACCGCGGCAAGACCGTGTCGGCCGCGGCGGTGCCCGGGACGGTGACGGTCTGCTCGGCCAGCGCGGCCATGATCGCCTCGACCAGCCGCTCACCCATCCGAGGCGCGTGGACCTTCGCGATCGCGGTCAGTTGGCGGCGGCCGGCCTTGGCGATCCCGGCCGGGCCGCCGCAACGGGACAGGATCTCCAGCACCGCGGGGTGGCTGACCTTGGGGCCGATGGCGTGTTCGAGGGCGGGGTGGATGCCGGTGAGCAGGCCGCGGATGCGGTTGCTGATCCGGGTGGCCTCGCCGGCCAGGTCATCGTCGAACCCGACCAGCACCTCCAACTCGGCCAGGGCTTCGTCACCGACGTCGACGGGCCGGAGGGTGTGGGGCAGGGAGCGGGCGGCGTCGGCGATGACGAACGCGTCCCGGGCGTCGGTCTTGGCCCGACCCGGGTAGAGATCGGCGATGCGGCGCATCGCCAGCCCGGGCAGATAAGCCACCTGGTGCCCGGCGGCGCGGGCGACCGCGACCGGCAACGCCCCGATCGTGGCCGGTTGGTCCACCACGACCAGCAGCGGCCCATGCTGAGCGAGCTTGTCGAACAGGGCCTTCAGTTTCGGTTCGGTGTTGGGCAGCGGCCCGTCATGCAGACGGTTGCCCTCGGGGTCCAGGCCGACCGCGTGATGGGTGTCCTTGCCGACGTCCAGGCCGAGAAACACGCTGAAGCTGCCGCTCATCCACTATGCCGTTTCGTTCGCCGCGACGTGGTCACCGATCAGGCATCGATGGCCGGCACCCACGTTACGACGAGACCTACCAAGCTGGTGGCCGTGTCCCTATCAGCGGTCCCTCGATGCCACCAGACCCGGTGACACCACCCCCCGGATCATGGGTTCGACTGGGGGCGCAAGTCATGCCGGGCCTGGCGACCACAGCTCCTTGATCAGGAACCACGAAAAAGGTAACGGGGGGGGGAGAGAGAGAGAGAGAGAGAGAGAGACAGCCCGTCCTCCCCCGGCCGGCGTTGCCGGGCGCAGCCGGGTGCGGCCGCGGCTCAGAACGTCATGAACGACTCTTTCATGACGTCAGACGTCCTGAAAGAGTCGTTCATGACACCGGCGACCGCCTCAACGCCCCCTGGTCTCGCCGCGGGGGAGGGGAGATCAAGCCGTTGTCATCGCCGCTTCCCGGGCCGTCTCCGCCACGCTCTTCAGGGTCGGCTCGTGCACCAGCCTGCCCAGCTGGGCGTTGAACGCCTCGCTGCCGGACTCGCCCACCACCGTGCGGGTCACCGCCGCCACCATGGCGAGGAACAGCAGGGAATTGCCGCCCAGCTCGTGGAAGTCCGCGTCCGCCGCGATGTGGTCGGGGCTGACGTCGAGCAGTTCCGCCCAGATCGCCGCCACCTGCTCGGTCACCGCGTCGCGGTTCTCCTGGGCGACCGGTCCGCTGCCGGCCGGGAACGGCTCCGGCAGGGCGCGGACGTCGACCTTGCCGTTCACCGTCTGCGGGATGTCCGTGACGAACACCGTGGCCGCCGGGATCAGGTACTTCGGCAGCAGGCCCGCCAGGTGCCGGTGCAGTTCCTCGGTGGTCACCTCGTGCCGCGCCACCACGTACGCGCACAAGGCTTTCTGCTCGCCCGTGCCGCGGGGCACCACCACCGCGCGGGCCACCGCCGGGTGGCCTTCGAGCGTGCGGACGATCTCCGCGGGCTCGATCCGGTGGCCGAGCACCTTGACCTGGTCGTCGGTGCGGGCGAGGAACTCCAGCTCGCCGGTCGGCAGCAGCCGCGCGAGGTCGCCGCTGCGGTAGACGCGGGTGCCGTCGGCCAGCCGGACGAACTTCTGCCGGGTGATGTCCGGGCGGCCGAGGTAGCCGCGGGCCAGCTGCGCGCCGCCGATGCAGACCTCGCCGGTCGTGCCCGCGGGGGCGAACCGGCCGTGGGCGTCGAGCAGGAACACCGTGCTGTTGTCCGTCGGCACCCCGATCGGGACGGAGCCGCGGGTGTCGGTGGCGGCGTCGAACGGGTGCAGGGTCATCACGATCGTCGTCTCGGTCGGACCGTAGGAGTTGACGATCGCGCAGTCCGGGCCGAACACCTCCTGCGCCTCCCGCGCCACCGACGTCGTCAGCAGCTCGCCCATGGTGACGACCTTCCGGAACCCGGTGGGCCGCAGGCCGAGGTGGTTGATCAGGGCGAGGTGCGACGGCGTCAGCGACAGCATGGTGGCGCCCGAGGAGGTGAGCAGCTCGTGCAGCAGCCCGGGGGTGATCTCGCCCGGCCGGACGACGATCGCGCCGCCCGCCATCAGCGGCGGGAGCAGGGTGTTCACCGAGACGTCGAAGGCGATCGAGGCGAGCAGGGGCAGCCGCGTCCGGTGGTCGAGCTCGAACTCGCGCACGGCCCAGGCGACGTAGTGGCGCAGGCAGCCGTGGGTGATCTCGACGCCCTTGGGCTTGCCGGTGGAGCCGGAGGTGTAGATGACGTAGGCCAGCCGGTCGTCGGGGATGGCGGGCTCCGGCACCGCCGGTTCGGCCGCGAAGTCCAGGTCCTCGATGACGAGCTTGACGCAGTCCGGCGGCAGGCAGTCCCGCTCGCGGCTCGGGCGCTCGACCAGGCAGATCGGGGCGCCGGAGTCGGCGAGCAGGCCGGCGATCCGGGCGTCCGGGTTGACCGGGTCCAGCGGCAGGTACGCCGCGCCGGCCCGGAGCACGCCCCAGATCGCCACCACCGCCGCGACCGAACGGTCGCTCAGCAGCCCGACGAGGGTTTCCGGGCCGGCCCCGAGCTCACGCAGGGTCGCGGCGACGACCCCGCTGCGGTGCGCCAGCTCGGCGTAGGTCAGCTTTTCGCCGGGGGCGTCCAGGGCGAGGGCGTCCGGTGTTTCCGCGGCCTGGTGCAGGAACCGGCGCACGATGTCGTCCGATGTGGACGGTTCGACGGCCGTCTCGTTCGCCGCCCGGTACCGGTCCGCGGCGGGGGAGAGCTCCTCGGCGATCCGGTCGAGCAGCGCCTCGATCCGCCCGGCCGTCCGGGCGCCCGCCCACCAGGCCAGCGTGATCTCGGTCCGGCCGCCGACCTCGACGACGTTCAGCTCGGGGGCGCCGCCGGGGCAGGGCCGGGCCAGCGGGTAGAGGCTGTGCGCGGTGAACCCGGGCGTGTGCAGCAGGTCGAGCTCGACCCGGCCGACGTGCGCGAGGACGGCGTCGGAGGGGTAGGCGTCGCGCTCCCGCGAGCGCCGGTCGATGGTGGTCATCGCCTCGGCGACCTGGCTCAGCGGCATGTCCAGCAGGCCGGTGGGCGGGGCCTTGCGCACCGCGGCGCCGTCGGCGAGCTCGCGCAGCAGCCGCTCGTGCACGCTGCCGGCGTCCTCGCCGGCCTCGACCTGCAGGTAGAACCCCGAGGAGAAGTTCGCCGTGCTGCGCACCCCCGGCCGTCGGTGGCGCAGGTCGACCGGGATGTAGAAGAGCGACGGCGCGTCTTCGCGGGTCAGCAGCGTGGCCAGCTTCGCCACCAGTGCCGGGTGGCTGCCCTGGATGCTGCGCCGTCCGGCGACGAACCGGGTGTGGTCGGTCGGCTCGCAGCCGTCGAGCACCGGTGCCTGCGTGTAGCCGGGCGTGACCAGCTCCTCGGCCTCGGGCAGGTCCGCGAAGACGTCCCGGTCGCTGACCGGGTCCGGCGCGCCCAGCGGGAGCTCGCCGCGCAGCACCCGGAACACGTCGAGCGCCCAGGTGAGCGCGCCCTTGGCGTCCATCACGGCGTGGTCGGCCCGGAACGCCACCGAGATCGGGTCGCCCTCGACGAGGACGACTTCGCACCGCGGCTCGCCGGTGATCGGCGCCTGCAGTTCGGGCAGGGCGAGGACGCCGGCGGCACCGAGCCCCCGGCCGTCCACCACGCGGACCCGGGGGGTGACGCCGCTGTCGGCCCAGGTCCGGCCGTCGGGGACGAGCCTGCTGCCCGGGCAGGCCGCGGACGCGACGGCGACGGCCTCCCGCAGCTCCCCGGCGCCGAGGGTGCCGGTGCCTTCGACGACGATCTGCAGCGTCGCGGCGAGTTCGGCCGGGTGGCCGAGGAAGAACCACTCGCTGGGGGCGATCGGACGGCGGAAGCCGGTGGCCGGGGCGGGTTCGGTCAGGGTGTGCTGGGACATCGTCGGCCTGCTCCTCGAGGAGGGGACGGGTGGGGGAGGCGAGACCGGGCCTCGCCGGCGGGGACCGCTGGGCGTCAGCCGAGCTGCTGGGCGAAGGCCAGCCACATTTCGGCGTAGTGCCGGGCGAGTCCGTGGACCACCTCGACGCAGTGCGGCGGCACGCAGGTGGCCAGCTTGGACAGATCCGACTGCTCGCGGGCGTTGCGGTGCAACAGCCGCAGCAGCTGCCGTCCGTCCTCTTTGGTCCGCAGCGACGGGTCGCGGAGCAGGTTGCCGACCAGCTTGCCGAGGTCGGGCGGGGCCGGTTCGGTCTCCGGCACGGGCTCCGGCTCCGGTGTCCGGCAGGGTGCGGGCGCCGCGGCCGGAACCGGGTCGCCCGCCACGGGGATGCCGGAGGCGAGGCGCTTGCGCACGTCGCTGACCGTCGCCGGGGAGACCCCCGCGAGGCGGCCGATCTCGCGCAGTGACGCGCCGGGGTTTTCGGCGATCAGCCGGGCGGCGCGGTGCCGGCCCGCGGCCTTGTCCAGCGGGTGGATCTTGCCGTCTCGGCCGATCCGGGCGGTGGGCTGCGCGGTCGACGGCCCGAGCGTGCGGCGGACGATCGCCACGGTCTTGGCGCTCAGCCCGGAGATGTCGGCGATCGCCCGGTCGGACATGTGCGGGTGGGACGTGACGATGCGCGCCGCGGCCCGGCGCCGGTCCTCCTGGGACAGCGGCAGGCCGTGGGTGACGTTCGCCTGGACCGCCTGGAGGAACGCCTCCTCCGCGGGCCCGTCGAAGTACTCGGCTTCGATCGTCGTCAGGCCGGCCGCGGCCGCGGCCAGCAGCCGGTGCGTGCCGTCGATGACCCGCAGGGTCCGGCGGTCGACGAGGATCGGCGGGAGCGGGCCCTCGATGGCCGTCAACCGGGCGACGTGCTCGGCGTCGGCGCCGCTGCCGCGCGGGGAATCGGCGGGCCGGAGCGCACTCAACGGGAGGCGGACGGTGGCGCCGCGCCGTCGGTTGCCGGGATATTCGGGTGCCGTTCGGAGAGTTGTCACTTCGCCCGGTTCGAGAGTCCAGGCACCTTGCGCTGTCACGTTGCTCATCTCCCCAGATGTAGAGCGGTGGTGAAACCGGTGCGGGGGTAATCCGGGACAGGAAACCCGCGCGCGGCTGAACGAAAAATTAACGGGACACGGCGAGCGGGCGGCCCGCGGTCGCTCGCGGCTCGCGCCCGACGGCGGCCGGCGCGGCCGATGTGTTGCCGGACAACGGCATCAGCACCCGGGCCGGACTGCCGCACGGGTGCAGATGCCGTCCGGACCGGACGGTGGCCACGGGAAGGGTTTTCTGCCGGATGGTCGCCGAACGCACTTCTCTGCAGCAGTCGTTCATGAAGATCCCCAGTGTTTGCTGTCGGCATCCGCAAAATTGTTAGCGCTGCTTACAGCATCCCCAGTTCACTCGATCGTGTCAAGACTTGGCCAGGTAAAACGATGGGTTGTTACTCACTAAACGGTATGTCCGTTTCAAAATTCTTGTCAAGCCGGAGCGCCGCTCTCGGACTGCCGGTGAAATTGCCGGAAAAGTAAATCTTTTTCAAAGCCAGCCGCGTTCGTCGGCGACGCGCAGGGCTTCCATCCGGTTCCGCGTCCGGGTCTTGGTGGTGGCGGCGGAGATGTAGTTCCGCACCGTGCCCACCGAGAGGTAGAGGTTCGCCGCGATCTCGGCGACCGTCGCGCCCGAGCGGGCGGCGGTCAGCACGTCGCGCTCCCGCGCCGTGAGCGGTGACTCCCCGGCCGCGATGGTGGCCACCGCCAGCGCCGGATCGACCACGCGCTCCCCGGCCCGCACCCGGCGGATGGCGTCCGCGAGCGCGTCCGCGGGGGAGTCCTTGACGACGAACCCGACCGCGCCCGCCTCCATGGCCCGGCGCAGGTAGCCCGCGCGGCCGAACGTGGTCAGCATGACCACCCGGCACGCCGGGAACCGGTCGCGCAGCACGGCCGCGGCGGCGAGCCCGTCCAGGCCCGGCATTTCGATGTCGAGCAGGGCGACGTCGGGCCGTCCCGACGCGGCCGCCTCGACGATCCGGTCGCCGCGGCCGACCGAGGCGACCACCTCGAAATCGGCTTCCTGGCTCAGCAGGGAGCAGAGTGCTTCGCGGATCAGTTCCTGGTCGTCCGCCAGCAGCAGCCGGATGGTCACGACAGCACCGCCGTCGCCGGCTCGAGGGACACCCGCAGGCACCACCCCGACGAAGCCGGGCCGGCCGCCATCCGCCCGCCCGCGAGCGCCACCCGCTCGCGCAGCATGGAAAGGCCGTTGCCGGCGGTCGCCGGGGCGCGCCCGGCGCCGTCGTCGTGCACCTCGACCCAGTCCGCGGCCAGCAGGACGGTGCACCGGCCGGCGCGGGCGTGCCGGACGACGTTGGTGATGCCCTCCCGCACGACCCAGCCGAACAGCTGCTGGTGCGCCACGTCCACGA belongs to Amycolatopsis tolypomycina and includes:
- a CDS encoding IS110 family transposase; translation: MSGSFSVFLGLDVGKDTHHAVGLDPEGNRLHDGPLPNTEPKLKALFDKLAQHGPLLVVVDQPATIGALPVAVARAAGHQVAYLPGLAMRRIADLYPGRAKTDARDAFVIADAARSLPHTLRPVDVGDEALAELEVLVGFDDDLAGEATRISNRIRGLLTGIHPALEHAIGPKVSHPAVLEILSRCGGPAGIAKAGRRQLTAIAKVHAPRMGERLVEAIMAALAEQTVTVPGTAAADTVLPRLADSLKAVLLQRKQVAEQVEGILDAHPLAGVLTSMPGIGVRTAARILLEVGDASNFASSAHLAAYAGIAPVTRSSGTSIKGEHPARTGNRQLKRAFFLAAFAALSDPTSRAYYDRKRTEGKKHNAALICLARRRCDVLYAMLRNGTHYRQPAPAAA
- a CDS encoding ParB N-terminal domain-containing protein, yielding MSALRPADSPRGSGADAEHVARLTAIEGPLPPILVDRRTLRVIDGTHRLLAAAAAGLTTIEAEYFDGPAEEAFLQAVQANVTHGLPLSQEDRRRAAARIVTSHPHMSDRAIADISGLSAKTVAIVRRTLGPSTAQPTARIGRDGKIHPLDKAAGRHRAARLIAENPGASLREIGRLAGVSPATVSDVRKRLASGIPVAGDPVPAAAPAPCRTPEPEPVPETEPAPPDLGKLVGNLLRDPSLRTKEDGRQLLRLLHRNAREQSDLSKLATCVPPHCVEVVHGLARHYAEMWLAFAQQLG
- a CDS encoding response regulator transcription factor, with amino-acid sequence MTIRLLLADDQELIREALCSLLSQEADFEVVASVGRGDRIVEAAASGRPDVALLDIEMPGLDGLAAAAVLRDRFPACRVVMLTTFGRAGYLRRAMEAGAVGFVVKDSPADALADAIRRVRAGERVVDPALAVATIAAGESPLTARERDVLTAARSGATVAEIAANLYLSVGTVRNYISAATTKTRTRNRMEALRVADERGWL
- a CDS encoding non-ribosomal peptide synthetase: MSQHTLTEPAPATGFRRPIAPSEWFFLGHPAELAATLQIVVEGTGTLGAGELREAVAVASAACPGSRLVPDGRTWADSGVTPRVRVVDGRGLGAAGVLALPELQAPITGEPRCEVVLVEGDPISVAFRADHAVMDAKGALTWALDVFRVLRGELPLGAPDPVSDRDVFADLPEAEELVTPGYTQAPVLDGCEPTDHTRFVAGRRSIQGSHPALVAKLATLLTREDAPSLFYIPVDLRHRRPGVRSTANFSSGFYLQVEAGEDAGSVHERLLRELADGAAVRKAPPTGLLDMPLSQVAEAMTTIDRRSRERDAYPSDAVLAHVGRVELDLLHTPGFTAHSLYPLARPCPGGAPELNVVEVGGRTEITLAWWAGARTAGRIEALLDRIAEELSPAADRYRAANETAVEPSTSDDIVRRFLHQAAETPDALALDAPGEKLTYAELAHRSGVVAATLRELGAGPETLVGLLSDRSVAAVVAIWGVLRAGAAYLPLDPVNPDARIAGLLADSGAPICLVERPSRERDCLPPDCVKLVIEDLDFAAEPAVPEPAIPDDRLAYVIYTSGSTGKPKGVEITHGCLRHYVAWAVREFELDHRTRLPLLASIAFDVSVNTLLPPLMAGGAIVVRPGEITPGLLHELLTSSGATMLSLTPSHLALINHLGLRPTGFRKVVTMGELLTTSVAREAQEVFGPDCAIVNSYGPTETTIVMTLHPFDAATDTRGSVPIGVPTDNSTVFLLDAHGRFAPAGTTGEVCIGGAQLARGYLGRPDITRQKFVRLADGTRVYRSGDLARLLPTGELEFLARTDDQVKVLGHRIEPAEIVRTLEGHPAVARAVVVPRGTGEQKALCAYVVARHEVTTEELHRHLAGLLPKYLIPAATVFVTDIPQTVNGKVDVRALPEPFPAGSGPVAQENRDAVTEQVAAIWAELLDVSPDHIAADADFHELGGNSLLFLAMVAAVTRTVVGESGSEAFNAQLGRLVHEPTLKSVAETAREAAMTTA